CAAATGGAATCTGGTCAGCGGCGATGAACTGCTCGAATTCGAGAAACAGCGGATTGTCGCCGACATTGCGGGCCACCTCATCGACGCTGATGGCAATCTCGGCGCCGGCAATCTCGCGTCGCGGCTCGTTTCCATCGACTATGCCACCCTGTGTTCGCGGCCTGTCTATGCGGTTTGTGGCGGGGTGGAGAAGGCTCAGGCCTTGCGGGTCGTACTGAAGTCGGGCCTGCTTGCGGGCCTGGTGGTGACGTCGAACCTCGCCAAGCTGGTCCTCTGATTTGAGCGGTGCAATGCCGCACGCCATTGCTGCGATGACCATTCGCCCGGCCGTCTCGGCCTAACGCCCTACATCCCCCACCGCATATGCCGTGGCCGTTGCCTTTGCGCAACCGACGCCGCGATCTGCATTGGAAATACGCATCCTCGGCTCATTCTGCTTGAAATTAATCACCTGAATGATACAAATAACAAATCAAACCGAGGGTCGTCAGACATTGATAAAAGTAGCAATCATCGGCGACCGCTTCATGCGGGCGAGCGTGTTCGAGGCCGCGCTGCGCAAGCGTATTTCGGCAGACATAGAGGTCTCCAGCATTGAGACGGATTGGCCCGATACACCATTCTATGGTCGGAACGGCCCTGCTGGCCCGGCCATTTCCGAGTATCAGGGCGAAGAGGCCAGGGTCATAGAAATTGTCGCCGACGCGCAGGTGGCCATCACCCATCTCGCACCATTCAGCCGGAAAGTGGTGGAGAGTTGCAAGCAGTTGCGGCTGCTGGGCCTGTCGCGCGGCAGTTCGGTGAATGTCGATCTCGACGCGGCGCGCGAGCGCAACATCGTGGTGACCAACGTTCCCGGCCGGAACGCCTCGGCCGTTGCCGAATTCACCATCGCACAGATTCTCAGTCTCACTCGCAAGTTGTCCGAGGGCAATGCGTCACTGTCCGCCGGCCACTGGCAGGGCGAACTATATCGCTCCGACAGGACGGGCGAAGAGCTGTCGCAACTGGCGGTCGGCATTATCGGCTATGGCGCCATCGGCCAGAGAGTTGTGCGCCTGCTCAAACCGTTTGGTTGCCGTATTCTGGTTTATGACAAATATGCCGAGCTCAATCTTTCCGATCTTGTAGATGGTGTTGAAAAGGTCGATCTGGAATTCCTGCTCGCGAACAGTGACGTCATTAGCCTCCACGCCCGGGCAACTCCGGAAACTGAAGGTATGCTGGGGGCGCGTGAATTTTCGCTGATGCGCCACGGCGCCTATCTCATCAACAATGCGCGCGCCTCCATGGTGGTCGCATCGAGTCTTCGTGCGGCGCTCAAGTCCGGGCAGCTGGCGGGAGCAGCACTCGATACGTTCGATCCTGAGCCGCCTCTGGCCAATGATGAGATATTGGCGATGCCGAATGTGACCGTGACGCCGCATATTGCCGGCGCGTCGCGTTTCGTTACGACGTTTGCGGCGGAGCGCCTTGCCGAAGAGGTTGCCCGTTTTCTGCAGGATGGGTCCGTAAAGACCCGCGTTGCCTGACGGAGATCTGGCACGGAGGAGAATGAACGGTTGAGGGAGGGGACATGCAGCCGGTAGTGATGGCTATTGACGCGGGAACGGGGAGTTGCCGCTGTCTGTTGTTCAATCTGAAGGGCGAAGAGGTCGCGTCCGCCAGCGCCGAATGGACGCATCCCGCAGCGCCCGGCGCGGCGGGCGGATTCGACTTCGACACCAACGCCAATGGCCGCCTTCTCGACAGCGTCATAAAACGTTGCCTCGCTAGCTATGGCGGCACGCCTGGCGACATAAAGGCCATATCCTCAACGTCGATGCGCGAAGGAGTCGTGCTCTACGACAAGGCGGGTGAAGTTCTCTGGGCATGTCCCAACATCGACGCCAGGGCTTCGGTCGAGGCCGAAGCGCTGGTGCAGGAGGGACTGGCCGATTTGATCTTCGATACTGCCGGAGACTGGGTGTCCATCACCACGCCCGCGCGGCTGAAATGGCTGGAAGCACATCGCCCCGATATTCTGGAGCGGACCGTCAAATTCGGCATGATCAGCGATTGGGCTGCTACCCGGCTAACAGGCGAATATTTCACCGAACCCAGTGCGGGATCGTCCACTGCCCTTTTCGATCTGTCGTCGCGCACATGGTCCCATGACCTCTTTGGCCGCCTCGGCTTGGATATCGCTATCACCCCTACGGTTGTCGAGTCGGGCTCTCCTGTCGGCGCCGTAACCGCAGCAGCAGCGGAGCGCACCGGTCTGCTGGCCGGGACGCCGGTCATTGCCGGCGGCGGGGATACCCAACTTGGCCTTCTCGGGCTCAAGCGCGGGCGGTTTGATGCGACCTTGTTCGGCGGCAGCTTCTGGCAGATGACGACTTTGCTGGACCACCCCCTGGTCGATCCTGCGCGGGGCCCTCGTACGCTTTGTCATGCCGCGCCTGGCCTGTGGATGGTTGAGGGTATCGGGTTCTTGAGCGGGCTGTCGTTGCGCTGGTTCCGCGATGCATTCTGGCAGGCGGAGGTCAGCGCTGCCGCGAAGAGCGGCATATCTCCGTTCTCCCTGATGGAAAAGAGCGCACAGAACATCCCTCCAGGGGCGAACGGGGTTACCGCGGTCATGGCCAGCGTCATGCAATCGGATGGCTGGACTCAGGCGCCGCCGACGTTGCTCGGTTTCGACTTTAACCGTCCGGAACAGACCGGCCGGGCAGCGGCCACGCGAGCGATCATGGAGGCCGCCGCTTACGCGGCTGGTGAACACCTCAAAATGCTGGAAAGACTGAGCGGCAACATCTTCCCGCAGATCGTCTTCAGCGGAGGAGCGTCACAGGGCAGTCTGTGGCCGAAAATAGTGGCGGACGTGCTCGGTCGACCTGTGGTCATTCCCAACAATAGCGAGTCGACATCGGTGGGGTGCGCTATGCTGGCCGCTGTCGGAGCGGGGCTGTTCTCAAACCTGGATGACGCCGGCGCCATGGCAAGCGGGCCTAGGCAGCAAATTGAACCCGATCTCCGGCACACAGCGGCCTATGAGGATCTTTCGCAGAAGTGGCTCAGGCTAAATGACGCCATGATAGGGCTGGGGGAGTCGGGGTTGGCGACGCCCATGTGGCGCCCGGCAGGCGCGCGAAGGAAGAAGAGTTTGCTCGCAGCCGGACATTGATTGTCGATGCTGATTCAGCAGGAAACCGGAGGGCCTGTTCAGTCGAGATCACTTCGGACACAGGGGCAAGCCTACTTAAGCCGCTTCCCAAGTCGGTAACCCTGTCGGTGTAAAAAGCCCGACCTCGCAAGAGGCCGGGCTTTGATTGGTCGGAGTAGCGTGATTCGAACACGCGACCCCCTGCTCCCGAAGCAGGTGCGCTACCAGGCTGCGCTATACTCCGTCAAAGCGACTCGGGATGTGTTGGCGGCGGGCCGGTTCGGCGCGCGTTGCCTGTCGCGATGGGGCGGGTTATAGCTGCGCTTGCTTGCGCGTTCAAGCGTCTAGAGCAGGCTTTTTACAGCAGCTGCGGCCGTGTTGCGAAGCCCGGGCAAACCGTGTAGGAACCGCGCCAAGTTGGGGTGTCGCCAAGCGGTAAGGCACCGGTTTTTGGTACCGGCATTCCCAGGTTCGAATCCTGGCACCCCAGCCAACGTCCTCTCAAATCGCTGAAATCAACGGCATGCGGGCGCGGCCTTTGGTCGTTGTTTGCCGCATGCTTTCCCACAGCTTTCCCGCTCCTTGCCTGCTCCTTGCCTGCTCCTTGGCTGTTGGGGCTTGCTCTCGGTCATTCATCCGCTTATGACATATGACTTATGACATATGTTGGAGCGGTTGATGTCTGATCTGTTTAGCGTCGCGGGGAAGGTGATTGTCGTCACGGGTGGCCTGGGGCAACTGGGGCGCGAATTCGCGACCTCGCTGGCCAAGGCCGGCGCCAAGGTGGCGGTCTATAGCCGCCGGCCGGTGACGCAGGACAAGCTCGACGAGCTGTTCCCCGGTCTCGGCGACAGCATCAAGGTCTACGAGGCCAGCGTGACCGACAAGACGGCGCTGGAAGCCGCGACGGAAAAGCTGATCGCCGATTGGGGCGTGCCGCATGCGCTGGTCAACAATGCCGGCATCGATTCCAAGCCCGATGGCGGCGCCGAGCAGAATGCGCCCTTCGAAGTCTATCCGCAGAAATTCTGGGACGACATCATCGATGTGAACCTGACCGGCGTCATGCTGTGCAGCCAGGTGATCGGCGCCAAGATGGCCGAGCAGGGCCGCGGCAGCATCATCAATGTCGGCTCGATCTACGGCTTGGTCTCGCCCAACCAGGCGCTCTATGCCTATCGCGAGAAGCGCGACGGCGTGCCCTTTATCAAGGCGGTGTCCTATGCGGCATCCAAGTCCGGCCTCGTCAACCTCACCCGCTATGTGGCGACCTACTGGGCCGAGAAGAATGTCCGCTGCAACCTGATCTCCTTCGGCGGGGTCAAGACCGGCAGCTTCGACAAGGAATTCGTCGACAATTTCCTCGAACGCGTGCCGATGCGCCGCCAGGCCGAGAAGGGCGAATATAACGGCGTGGTCCAGTTCCTCGCCTCGGACGCTTCCTCCTACATGACCGGCTCCAATGTCGTGGTCGATGGCGGTTTCACCGCATGGTGACCCCAGCCGCGCCGGATCGCGGAAAGCTGCATGCCTCGGTGGTTTCGGCCATCGAGGCCGAAATCCTGTCCGGTGAGCTGAAGGTGGGCGAACGCCTGCCGTCGGAAGCCGACCTGGCGCGGCGCTTCGCCATCAGCACGCGCTCGGTGCGCGAGGGCCTGCAAATCCTCGAAACCAAGGGCCTGGTGCGGCGCAAGCATGGCGAGCGGGCCGAGGTGGTGCGCGATGACGTGGAGCAATTCCTCGGTTCGCTGGCCACCACGGTGCGGAGCCTCTTTGCCGAGGACCCGGCCTATCTGGTCCAGCTCATGGATGTGCGGCGCATGTTCGAGCTCGAAGTGGTGAGCCGGCTGGCGGCGGGGGAGGGGCAATTGTCTCCCGATGTTGCCGCGGCCCTCGACGAACTCTCCGGTGCCAAGGACTTTTCGCAATATGCCGAGGCCGATGCGCGGTTTCACCGGGCTTTGGTGCAGTCGCTGGGCAATGAAATCCTCTCCAGCGTCTACGGCAATCTCTATGCGCTGATCACCGACGTCATCCGCCTGACCAGCCGCGTGCCGAGCAAGACGCAGGCCGAGGGCGTGGCCGAGCATGAAGCCATTTTCGACGCTATCCGCACCGGCAAGGTCGAAGGCAGCCGCGCGCTGATGCGCGAGCATATCGACAATTCCACCGCCTATCTGCAGCAGGCGATCGACGCCGCCAACCAACAAGGAAAACCCAGCTAAATGGCCGCTTACGACTATAACCAGACCGATTGGGCCGCCATCAAGCGCCTCGCCAAGTGGTATTCCGGCGATATCCACGACGTGCTCGACGGTCGCGGGCCCTATGGCTTCCTCAAGGGCATCAGCCAGTTCGGCGTGCTGGCGCCCGGCCAGGTGGTGTGCGGGCCGGTTTCGACCGTGCGCTACGAGCCCAGCACGCGCGTGGGCCAGCCGCAGGACGTCTATCACGGCGCCATCGACGCAGTGGTCAAGGGCGGCATCCTGATGGTGGATTCCTCCTGCGCCGAAGGTTCGGGCACGGGCGAACTGATGTCGAGCGGCGCCAAGACCAAGGGCGCGGCGGCGACGGTGGTCAACGGCACGGTGCGCGACCTCGCCGAGGTGCGCAAGCTCGATTACCCGCTTTTTGCCAAGGGCATGAGCCCGGTGGGCGTGTCGGGCCGCATGGAAGCGACGCACTATCAGGTCGATCTCGATATCGACGGCGTCCGTATTCGGCCGGGTGACGTGATCTTCGCTGACGTGACCGGGGTCGTTGTCATTCCGTCCGAACTGGTCGGCGTCATCGCCGATGCGGCCGACGAGTTGGGCAAGAACGAAGTTGCTTGCCGCCAGCGCATCCTGGCCGGCGAAGACCTGCAGAAGATCTGGCCCGTCGGCAAGGCCGGCGGTCCCGTCTGACAACGAAACGGCCGGCCCAAGGGGCCGGCCAATATCCGTCACGTCACCAGAGGAGGGGGCGTTGGTTCGATTACCGCACGTAGCCCAGCCGCTGGGAAATCAGATTGGCGTGGTAGATGACGACCTTGTTGAGTTCGTCCACCTCGGCCACAGGCATCTGCCAGGCCGGGGCGCTGACGCTGATGCCGGCAAAGACGGCGCCGGCCTGGTTGCGGATCGGCGCGCCGATGCAGCGCAGGCCGGGCTGATGCTCGCCATTGTCGATGGCATAGCCGCGCTCGCGCGTCTGTTCGAGTTCGTCCGCCAGCGCCGCCGGATCGGTGATGGTGGTTTCGGTGAAGCGCTCGAGCCCGGCCGCGATGACGCGATCGACGATCTCGGGCGGCTGATGCGCCAGGATGGCCTTGCCGACGCTGGTGCAATGCACCGGCGAATTCTCCACCATCGTATTGGTGAGCATCTGTTCGGCTTCGGTGCGTTGGATGACCACGGCGCGCAAGCCGTCGAACACCGCCAGATGCACGGCGCGACTGGTCAGGCGATGCAGGGCATCAACGATGACGCGGCCCTCACGGTGCAGTTCCAGATTGGCGAGAACCGTATTGCCCAATTCGAACAGGCGCAGCCCCAATCGGTAGAAATCGCGCTCGCGATCCTGCTCGATAAAGCCGACTTCGCGCATGGCGGCCAGCAGGCGATGGGTGGTGGAGCGCGGATAGCCGGTGCGGGCACAAATCTCGGCCAGGCTCAGCGCCCGGTGCGACGTGGTGAAACAGTCCAACACGCGCGAAACCTTGGTGAGAGACTTGAGGCTCTCGTCGCTGCGGGCCGGTTTGGCTGGCACGGATACTTCGACGGAATCGGTCATTGTCTACGTTTCAGCGCCTTGATTGCTCAGTCATTTGTGACTGAAGGGGGTCGATCTCGATAGTCTAGTGCCCATACCACCTCAAGCAAGCGGGGTGGCGCCATGATCTGCGGTGACCGCGTGGATGATTTCGGCCAGGCCAAGCATGCCGGGATCGTCGAGCCCGACGCTCTTTTCGGCAAACATGCGGGCGCGGCCCATGGCGGACGGGCGCTGCCGGAACTCGGCCAGCACCTGGTGCATGGCGTGACGCGAAGCGGCGGCAATGGAGGCGGGATTGTCCTTGCCGTCCATGGCCTTGGCCAGCGCGTCGAGCCCGTCGATAATGGTCTTGGCACCCAGCTCGGCCTTGCCGCGGGCCATGGCGGCGTCGCGGATGGCGGCGATGACGTCGCCCAGCCGGCTCCAGTCCATCGTTTGCTGTCCAGCATTCAGCTTTCCGGCCGTCATCATCGCGGTGATGATGAGCGTGCCCAGGCTCGATCCCGTCGAGGCCGCACCGGCCTTGGCCAGGGCCATGAAGCCGGCGCCCAGGTTGGGCGCGCTGCGGACATCGACAGCCGCAAAGGTGCCGATGAGACGAGCCAGCATGGTGCCGGTATCGCCGTCGCCCAGCTTGGCGTCGGCGGCGTTGAGCACATCGGTCAGACCGGTCATGGCCTGGTTGGCGCGGGCAATGGCATCGGCCAGCGTGTTGACGTCGATGGCCATGGCTCAGCCCACCTTCCAGAACGGGCAATCGGCGGGGGCTGCCAGCAGGCTTTCGATCTCGTCATCGAGGAAGCAGAGGCTGATCGAGGCGCCGCCCATTTCCATCGACGTGACATAAGGGCCGATCAGCGGCCGCACGATCGTCAGCCCGGCAGCATCGAGCTGCTGCGCGGCGCGGCGATAGAGGATGAACAATTCCTCGAAGGGCGTGGAGCCCAGGCTGTTGACCAGCACGGCCACCCGGCTGGCGCCTGCTGGACGTTCGGCCAGCAGCATGGAGATCATTTCGTCGACCAGTGCGTCGGCCGGGCGGATATTGTGGCGCCAGATGCCCGGCTCGCCATGGATGCCCATGCCGAATTCGATCTCGTCATCGGCAATGGTGAAATTGGGTCCGGCCGCGCCGGGGATCTGGCACGAGGAAAGGGCGACGCCGATGGTGCGAGTGCGGTCCACGGTCTTCTGGGCAATGGCGGCGACGGCGTCGAGATTGCCGTCCGCCTCGGCCAGTGCGCCGGCGGCCTTGTAGGCGAAGATCAGGCCGGCCACGCCGCGGCGCTTATGGGCTTCCTCCGGCTTGGCGCTGGCAATGTCGTCGGTGCCCAGCACGGTGCGGGTCTCGATATTCTCCATGGCGGCGAATTCGCTGGCCATTTCGAAATTCATCCTGTCGCCGCCGTAATTGCCGAACAGGCACAGCACGCCCGCGCCGCCATTGGCCGCCGCGATGGCATCCTGGCAGGAATTGATGGTCGGGCCCTCGAAGACATTGCCGATGGCGCAGGCATCGAGCAGGCCGTGGCCAACATAGCCGGTGAACAGCGGCAGGTGGCCCGAGCCGCCGCCGGAGACGACGCCGACCTTGCCCTGCCGCATCGGCACGTCGCGGGCAATGGCGCGGCGGTCGTCGCCGACGCGAACCAGGCCCGGATGGGCCAGGCACAGCCCGTCGAGCATCTCGTCGACATAGTTGGCGGGGTCGTTGATCAGCTTCTTCAAATCGTCCTCCCGGGCGCTGTAGCGGAAGGCGGGCCGCTTATGCGGCGGCCCGCCTCTGTTCAATCAGGCGGCGGACTTTGCTCGCACGTCAACCAGTTCGAGAACCGGGCCGAGCGCGGCGTCGATGGCCTTCTTCTGTTCATCGGTCACGCGCTCCATCGGCGCGCGCGGGTGGAACATGGGCAGGCCCTGACGATGCTGGATGTATTTGACGCAGGCCGGCAGGTTGTCGTGGCGGAGGGCATTCCACAGCGCGTTGAGGCGGAAGTGGATGTCCTTGGCGGTCTTGTGGTCGCCGGCCTCGACAGCGTTGAACAGCTTCACCGTGACACCCGGAACGGCGCACGTGAGGGCGCTGATGGCGCCATGTGCGCCCAGCGCGAAGCTGGGATAGAGCAGGGCGTCGATGCCGGTCAGCACGATATTTTCGGGCTTGGAGCGCAGCATCAGGTCGGAGACGGACTTCACGTCGCCCGAGGACTGCTTCATGCCGACAACGCCCGGCACGGCGTCCATGATGGCCAGCATGTCGTCGATGGAGAGGTAGTTCCACGGAATGACGTTGTAGATCAGGATCGGCACCTGGGTGGCTTCCCAGATGGCGCGGAAATGCTCGATCGTGGCTTCGCGGCCGGGCTTGAACAGGTAGTGGACCGGCGTGACCTGCAGGGCGTCGATCTTGATGTCGCCCAGCGCCTTGACGCGGTCGATGGCCTCGCGGGTCGACTGCACGATGAGGCCGACGACGAAGGGCACGCGACCGGCATTGGCGTCGTGGGCTTCGATCATCGCTTCGGTGAATTCGGTGGACGACAGCGTGTGGCCCTCGCCGGTGGAGCCGCCAACCACGATGCCACGCACGCCCGATTCGACCATGAAATCGACCTGCGCCTTGAGCGCGCCCCGGACAAGATTGCCGTCTGCATCGAAGGGCATCGACAGGGGTGGCAGGATCCCCGTCAGCGTGTTGCGCAGCTTGAGCGCGATCTGGTTCGTCATCGAAGTCCTCCAAAGCCGGGACGGCCGCCACCGTGGCGAGCCCGGTCCGAAACGTTTTGCACCCCTGGAGCCCAATTGCGCCAGTGCGGTCATGAAATTCCACAATACGGAACATCATTCCTGCATTTGATAGGAAGGAATGTGCGATGATGTCAATCAAATTGGTGCATATGGCTATATTCTATGCATCTTGCACACGGTTCGATCACATGATAGTTCCGGAATGTGGTACAGAAGTTTGCGATACGGCAAGCGTCAACACCGATGTCGGCTAGCCCGACCCACCCTTGGGAGGACAAAGAATGACCCTGATGAAGAAACTCGCCGGCGCCCTGGCGCTGTCCGTCCTGGCCGTCGCTCCGGCAATGGCCCAGTATCCTGATCACGCCATCAACCTGATCGTGCCATGGGCCGCAGGCGGCGGCACCGACGCCACCGGCCGCATCGTCGCGACGCTGCTGGAAAAGGAACTCGGCCAGCCGGTCAACGTCATCAACCGCACCGGCGGTGGTGGTATCGTTGGGCACACGGAAATCTCGTACTCGCCGCCCGATGGCTACACGCTGGGCGTGATCACGACCGAGCTGTCCATGTATCACTGGATCGGCACGTCGCCGCTGAACTACTCGAACTACGATGCCCTGGCTTTGTTCAACGCCGATCCGGAAGCGGTCTATGTCCGCACCGACGGCCCCGATATCGACGCCCTGCTGGAAGAGATTCGAGCCAATCCCGGCTCGGTCAAGGCCTCGGGTGCCAATCTGGGCGGCATGGCCCATCTCGGCTGGGCCGGCGTGCTGACCACCAATGGCATTGATCCTTCCGCCGCGCCATGGGTGCCGTCGGAAGGCGCTTCGGCCAGCCTGCAACTGCTGGCTTCGGGCGCCATCAGCGTGGTGACCACCACCATGCCTGATGCCCAGCCGATGGTCGATGCGGGCGAGGTCAAGCCGCTGCTCGTCGCCGCCGAGGCCCGCGTCGCTTCGGCCCCCGACGTGCCCACCGCCGAGGAAGCCCTGGGCAACAAGTGGGCCGCCTATGCCTGGCGCGGTATCGGTGCGCCCAAGGGCCTGCCGGATGATGTGAAGGCTCGCCTGGTCGAAGCGCTGGACAATGTGATCAACAGCGATGAGTTCAAGGAATTCATGGCCCAGCGCAAGTTCGGCATCGACTATCGCGATGCCGCCGGCTTCGAGGCTTTCATGAAGGATGCCGACGAATCCATCGGCCAGGCGCTCCAGGCCGTCGGCCTGGCGCAGTAAGCCGGTCCTGTTAATGCCACTGACGGCCGGGGTTCGCCCCGGCCGTTCAACCAACAAAGGGGGAGCGCATGAAGCGGTCAATTCCTATGGATAGTGTGCTCGGACTGCTGTTCGCCCTGGCGGGCGCTGCAATCCTGCAGCAGGCGCTCAACATGCATCCGCTGCCGGGGATGAATGTCGGGCCGGGCCTGTTTCCTTCCATTGTCGGCGGCGCCATGGCGCTGATGGGCGTAGCGCTGACCATCCAGGGCTGGGTGGTTCGCGATGTGCCCGAAGAGGACGCACCGCCGCTGGTGACCTGGTTCGCCATCGGCATCGTGGCTGCCATCGCGGCGGTCATCTTTGTCATGCCCTATCTGGGGTTCCTCGTGGCCGGCACGATCTTCTCGGTCGTCATCGTGCTGCTCAGCCGGGGCGGGTGGCTGCCGGCGCTGATCTTCAGCCCCATCGCTACCGCCACGATCTATTATCTTTTCACCATGGCCTTGCGGGTTCCGCTGCCACGTGGGCTGCTGGGGTAGACATAAATGGAAGCATTTGCTCTCGCCGCCGGCCTCGTCTTCAATTTCGAAACGCTGCTGACCATTTTCCTCGCCGCCGTGTTCGGCCTCTTCGTCGGCGCCATTCCGGGTCTCACCGCCACCATGGCGACGGCTTTGCTGGTGCCGATCACCTTCTACATGGCGCCCATTCCTGCTATCGCGGCGATCATCTCCTGCACCGCCATGGCCATCACGGCCGGTGACCTGCCCGGCACGCTGCTGCGCATTCCCGGCACGCCGGCCTCGGCCGCCTATGTCGAGGATTCCTATCGTCTGGCCCAGAAAGGGCAAGCGGGCCTAGCCATCGGTATCGGCGTGGTGGGTTCCGTGCTGGGGGGCCTGTTCGGCTTCCTGTTCCTGCTTTTCACCGCGCCCATGCTGGCCAAGGCCGCCTTGGGTTTTTCCAGCTTTGAATATTTCTGGCTGGCCGTGCTGGGCCTGAGCTGCGCGGCACTGATCTCGTCCGGCGGCATGGTCAAGGGCGCACTGGCGCTGCTGCTGGGCCTATTCATCGCACAGGTCGGCATGGACCCGCTGACGGCGACGCCGCGCTATACGTTCGGCAATCTCGAACTCATGGGCGGCATCAGCTTCATTCCGGTCATGATCGGCATGTTCGCCGTGTCCGAAATCATGCGCTCGGGCCGCCGCGCCATGGCCGAAGTGCCGCAGATGAACCTCAAGAACCCCTTCGAGGGCACGCTCGGCGCGCTATGGAAGTATCGCAAGAACCAGGTGCGCGGCTCGATCATCGGTTCGTTGCTGGGCGCATTGCCCGGCGTGGGCGGGGACCTGGCCGCCTGGATCACCTATTCGCTGGCCAAGCGCACCTCCAAGGAACCGGAAAA
This sequence is a window from Devosia ginsengisoli. Protein-coding genes within it:
- a CDS encoding Bug family tripartite tricarboxylate transporter substrate binding protein, with the translated sequence MTLMKKLAGALALSVLAVAPAMAQYPDHAINLIVPWAAGGGTDATGRIVATLLEKELGQPVNVINRTGGGGIVGHTEISYSPPDGYTLGVITTELSMYHWIGTSPLNYSNYDALALFNADPEAVYVRTDGPDIDALLEEIRANPGSVKASGANLGGMAHLGWAGVLTTNGIDPSAAPWVPSEGASASLQLLASGAISVVTTTMPDAQPMVDAGEVKPLLVAAEARVASAPDVPTAEEALGNKWAAYAWRGIGAPKGLPDDVKARLVEALDNVINSDEFKEFMAQRKFGIDYRDAAGFEAFMKDADESIGQALQAVGLAQ
- a CDS encoding SDR family oxidoreductase, coding for MSDLFSVAGKVIVVTGGLGQLGREFATSLAKAGAKVAVYSRRPVTQDKLDELFPGLGDSIKVYEASVTDKTALEAATEKLIADWGVPHALVNNAGIDSKPDGGAEQNAPFEVYPQKFWDDIIDVNLTGVMLCSQVIGAKMAEQGRGSIINVGSIYGLVSPNQALYAYREKRDGVPFIKAVSYAASKSGLVNLTRYVATYWAEKNVRCNLISFGGVKTGSFDKEFVDNFLERVPMRRQAEKGEYNGVVQFLASDASSYMTGSNVVVDGGFTAW
- a CDS encoding 2-hydroxyacid dehydrogenase, whose protein sequence is MIKVAIIGDRFMRASVFEAALRKRISADIEVSSIETDWPDTPFYGRNGPAGPAISEYQGEEARVIEIVADAQVAITHLAPFSRKVVESCKQLRLLGLSRGSSVNVDLDAARERNIVVTNVPGRNASAVAEFTIAQILSLTRKLSEGNASLSAGHWQGELYRSDRTGEELSQLAVGIIGYGAIGQRVVRLLKPFGCRILVYDKYAELNLSDLVDGVEKVDLEFLLANSDVISLHARATPETEGMLGAREFSLMRHGAYLINNARASMVVASSLRAALKSGQLAGAALDTFDPEPPLANDEILAMPNVTVTPHIAGASRFVTTFAAERLAEEVARFLQDGSVKTRVA
- a CDS encoding IclR family transcriptional regulator, producing the protein MTDSVEVSVPAKPARSDESLKSLTKVSRVLDCFTTSHRALSLAEICARTGYPRSTTHRLLAAMREVGFIEQDRERDFYRLGLRLFELGNTVLANLELHREGRVIVDALHRLTSRAVHLAVFDGLRAVVIQRTEAEQMLTNTMVENSPVHCTSVGKAILAHQPPEIVDRVIAAGLERFTETTITDPAALADELEQTRERGYAIDNGEHQPGLRCIGAPIRNQAGAVFAGISVSAPAWQMPVAEVDELNKVVIYHANLISQRLGYVR
- a CDS encoding FadR/GntR family transcriptional regulator codes for the protein MVTPAAPDRGKLHASVVSAIEAEILSGELKVGERLPSEADLARRFAISTRSVREGLQILETKGLVRRKHGERAEVVRDDVEQFLGSLATTVRSLFAEDPAYLVQLMDVRRMFELEVVSRLAAGEGQLSPDVAAALDELSGAKDFSQYAEADARFHRALVQSLGNEILSSVYGNLYALITDVIRLTSRVPSKTQAEGVAEHEAIFDAIRTGKVEGSRALMREHIDNSTAYLQQAIDAANQQGKPS
- a CDS encoding DAK2 domain-containing protein, yielding MAIDVNTLADAIARANQAMTGLTDVLNAADAKLGDGDTGTMLARLIGTFAAVDVRSAPNLGAGFMALAKAGAASTGSSLGTLIITAMMTAGKLNAGQQTMDWSRLGDVIAAIRDAAMARGKAELGAKTIIDGLDALAKAMDGKDNPASIAAASRHAMHQVLAEFRQRPSAMGRARMFAEKSVGLDDPGMLGLAEIIHAVTADHGATPLA
- a CDS encoding RraA family protein encodes the protein MAAYDYNQTDWAAIKRLAKWYSGDIHDVLDGRGPYGFLKGISQFGVLAPGQVVCGPVSTVRYEPSTRVGQPQDVYHGAIDAVVKGGILMVDSSCAEGSGTGELMSSGAKTKGAAATVVNGTVRDLAEVRKLDYPLFAKGMSPVGVSGRMEATHYQVDLDIDGVRIRPGDVIFADVTGVVVIPSELVGVIADAADELGKNEVACRQRILAGEDLQKIWPVGKAGGPV
- a CDS encoding FGGY family carbohydrate kinase, with protein sequence MAIDAGTGSCRCLLFNLKGEEVASASAEWTHPAAPGAAGGFDFDTNANGRLLDSVIKRCLASYGGTPGDIKAISSTSMREGVVLYDKAGEVLWACPNIDARASVEAEALVQEGLADLIFDTAGDWVSITTPARLKWLEAHRPDILERTVKFGMISDWAATRLTGEYFTEPSAGSSTALFDLSSRTWSHDLFGRLGLDIAITPTVVESGSPVGAVTAAAAERTGLLAGTPVIAGGGDTQLGLLGLKRGRFDATLFGGSFWQMTTLLDHPLVDPARGPRTLCHAAPGLWMVEGIGFLSGLSLRWFRDAFWQAEVSAAAKSGISPFSLMEKSAQNIPPGANGVTAVMASVMQSDGWTQAPPTLLGFDFNRPEQTGRAAATRAIMEAAAYAAGEHLKMLERLSGNIFPQIVFSGGASQGSLWPKIVADVLGRPVVIPNNSESTSVGCAMLAAVGAGLFSNLDDAGAMASGPRQQIEPDLRHTAAYEDLSQKWLRLNDAMIGLGESGLATPMWRPAGARRKKSLLAAGH
- a CDS encoding dihydrodipicolinate synthase family protein, translating into MTNQIALKLRNTLTGILPPLSMPFDADGNLVRGALKAQVDFMVESGVRGIVVGGSTGEGHTLSSTEFTEAMIEAHDANAGRVPFVVGLIVQSTREAIDRVKALGDIKIDALQVTPVHYLFKPGREATIEHFRAIWEATQVPILIYNVIPWNYLSIDDMLAIMDAVPGVVGMKQSSGDVKSVSDLMLRSKPENIVLTGIDALLYPSFALGAHGAISALTCAVPGVTVKLFNAVEAGDHKTAKDIHFRLNALWNALRHDNLPACVKYIQHRQGLPMFHPRAPMERVTDEQKKAIDAALGPVLELVDVRAKSAA
- a CDS encoding dihydroxyacetone kinase subunit DhaK, which translates into the protein MKKLINDPANYVDEMLDGLCLAHPGLVRVGDDRRAIARDVPMRQGKVGVVSGGGSGHLPLFTGYVGHGLLDACAIGNVFEGPTINSCQDAIAAANGGAGVLCLFGNYGGDRMNFEMASEFAAMENIETRTVLGTDDIASAKPEEAHKRRGVAGLIFAYKAAGALAEADGNLDAVAAIAQKTVDRTRTIGVALSSCQIPGAAGPNFTIADDEIEFGMGIHGEPGIWRHNIRPADALVDEMISMLLAERPAGASRVAVLVNSLGSTPFEELFILYRRAAQQLDAAGLTIVRPLIGPYVTSMEMGGASISLCFLDDEIESLLAAPADCPFWKVG